Sequence from the Paenibacillus riograndensis SBR5 genome:
CGAAAGAGGCGCTGGAGAAGCTGCGCCCCTATGAGGAGGGTGCGGACAAGCTCCATGTTGCGGGTAAAGAGATGTACACGCTGTATGAAGTGAGCGCAAGCCAGTCTCCATTATTCAAGGTACAGCTGGACAAGCTCCTGGGAACCTCCATTACCGCACGCAATTGGAACACGGTGAATAAGCTGGCGGCAATGGGACGGGAACAGTAGCGGATAACGGGTGTCTTTTATAGGCATAAGCACGGCCCCACGTTGTGGGGCTTTTTTAAAAGTGCACATAATTTATACTAATTCACCGTACCGTATAAGGGTCTGGGGATCAGTCCACCCGGAGGGGCAGACTACAGGGTCTCTAGGCTATTTATACGTGGAAAACGGCTGCGCTGCCCGGTAATGGGCGGTGCAGCCGTTTTGTTCATGTATAGGTAACTATGATTACTTCTGCCTATGGATAAATTATGCATAAAGTTATGGAATAAATACCTTTGGACGGATTTGTAACGAACAACGGCAGAAATGCCGTTGTTAGAGAGCCGAGGGCTGGTTTGCCTGGAAACAACGGCAGAAATGCCGTTGTTAGAGCAGCCAAGGCCGGTCGCCCTTATCTTGGAAACTATAAATGTGAGGGACCAGCCGGTCTAGATCTCCTTATTCCACCTAGTGCTTGCCCACCGGCTTCTTCGCAAGTGCTAGGTGGAAAAAGGGATCTTATTTTTCTGGAAATTCAAAAACTAGGCAATTTAAGTGGAATAAGGAAACTTAATTGAGCTATATTCCTCATCCAATGGCGAAATGAGCAGAATTAGTTAACCTTTTTCCACTTCACCTGCGGAGAACAGGGTAGTGTCGGGCCAATTTAGGTCCATTTTTCCACTTGGAATTGCCGCAGGATTCATAAGGGTACGCCAGGCAACGCTAAACTGAAACCAAAAGCGGCTACGTCATCCAGTCAAGGACGGCGTAGCCGTTTTGCATCTTGCGAAAAGAGCTGGAACAAGGCTGCACTGTTGAGCTTTTTGCCGCTTCAGCATTCAGCAAACATTCAGTTTGATTTCATTATCAGTTAAGGTAGGGATGCCATAATACTCCTAAGCAAAGATGCACCGGGGATTGAGCACCGCCGGAGCAATACACGGATGGATCGATGGGAGTGGAGAGTAATGAAATGGGTAAAAAAGCTGGGTTCCGATGTTATACTGCTGGGCGTACTGCTGCTTGCAGCCTTTCTGTATGGCTATGGAATCTGGAATGATCAATACGCAAATACCTACTATACGACTGCGGTGGGAAGTATGCTCCAGAGCTTCCATAACTTCTTCTTCGCCTCACTGGACTCGGCGGGTTCGGTAACGGTTGATAAGCCGCCGGTTACCTTCTGGATTCAGACGCTCAGCGCGCTGATCTTCGGACTGCATGGCTGGAGCGTGATCCTGCCCCAGGTGATTGGCGGCATGGGTTCGGTGCTGCTCGTATACCTGCTGGTGAAGCCAACCTTTGGCCGCGCGGCAGCGCGTCTCGCAGCCTTGGCAATGGCGACCACACCTGTGGCTGCCGCCGTGAGCAGAACGAACAATATCGATGCCATGCTGGTGTTCACGCTATTGCTGGCGGCATGGTTTCTCTTCAAGGGGACGAAGCGAAACACAACGGGCAGCCTTCTAGCTGCATTTGCTCTAATCGGCGTTGGCTTCAACGAGAAGATGCTGCAGGCATATATGGTACTTCCGGCATTTTATCTCTTTTATCTACTGGCAGCCAAAGTGAACTGGAAGAAAAAAACCGGCGTGCTTGCTGCCTGCACCGCAGTACTGCTGGTAGTTTCGTTGTCCTGGGCGGTTATCGTGGATTCGATCCCGGCCAGCAAACGGCCTTACATGGGCAGCAGCGGCACCAACTCTGTGCTCAATTTGGCTTTTGGCTACAACGGGGTAGCGCGCCTGACCGGCGACCGCAGCACGGGAGGCAGCGGTGGAGGCGGCTTCCCTGGCGGCGGAGGTGGCGGAATGATCGGCGGAGGTGAAATGCCATTCTGGAATGGCGGGGAAATGCCGGCCATGAACGGAACAGGCGGTCAAGACGGCCGAGGCGGCACGGGAACAATGAACGGAACAGACGGTCAGGCCCAAGGGCAGCTGCCGGGAGGCGCTGGAGGCGAACAGGCAGACGGAGGCCCGGATGGCCGCGGCCAGGCTTCAGGTGGCGGCGGGATGCAGGGGCAGATGCCGGGAGGCAGAGCGGACGGTGAAGGCGGGCAGGGCGGAGACCGCCAATTCAACTTCGGCCAGGGCGGCCGGGGCGGGATGAACGGCGGCGGAATGTTCAATACAGGCACAGCCGGTCCGCTGCGCTTGTTCCAATCGGCGTTGTCCGGTCAGGCCAGTTGGCTGCTGCCCTTCCTGCTGTTTGGCTGCATCGGGATTTTTGCCAGCCTGCGCAGACGGAATTTTACCCAAGAGCATAAAGAAGCGATATTCTGGCTGGCCTGGCTGGTACCTGTTATGGGATTCTTCAGCATCGCCGGGTTCTTCCATCAGTACTACCTGATTATGATGGCTCCGCCGATCGCGGCACTGGCCGGCTCCGGCTGGCTCCGGCTCTGGACTTATTATAAGGAACGTGCAGTCTGGCTGTCCTGGCTGCTTCCGGTGGCCACGCTTGCTACAGCGGTCTTCCAGTGGTACATCATTCATCCGTATGACAGTACCGTTGGCAGCGGTTGGTCCATAGGTGTCCTGGCTGGAGGGATTGCAGTTACTGTGCTGCTGCTGGCGCTGCGGATATTCAAAGGGCAGCGGCAGCGGTTCGTACATGCCTCCGCTGTACTTGGGCTATTGGTGCTGCTGGTCGGACCGCTGTACTGGGCGCTTACGCCAATTACCTACGGCTCGAACAGCATGACACCGGCGGCAGGTCCGGACAGCAGAAGCGGCTTTGGCGGCATGGGCGGGGGCGGCAGAAACGGCACCACGGGTGTCAACGAGAAGCTGCTGGCCTACCTGAAGGAGCATAATACCGGCGAGAAATATTTGTTCGCTGCCATGGATTACGGAACGGCAGGCCCTTATATTATTGACAACAATGAGCCGGTCGTGATTCTGAACGGATTCAACAACTCGGACGTGCCCTATACCACTGAAACGCTGAAGGCCCTCGTGGCGAGCGGCAAAGTGAAATACTTCCTCGTGACTACCGGCGGCATGGGCGGTGGCGGCGGACGCGGAGGCAATTCTGAAATTACCAACTGGATTACCGAGAATGGGACAGCAGTTCCGGCTGAAGAATGGCAGGGCACAGTGACAGGCGGCAACGAAGGAACCTTGTATGAGGTGACTGTTCAGTAAGTTGGAGATCAACAATTGTTACAGGAAGCGCACTTAACAGAATTTTAGTGTAAGGTGCGCTTCATTATTAAATCTAAGGAGGAGCTGCTCATGAGTACACACGTGCGCTATTCCGTAATTATACCGATGTATAACGAAGAGGCTGTGATTCAGGAGACGTACCGGCGGATCAAAAAAGTGATGGGGACGACGGGAGAGGCTTATGAGCTGCTCTTCGTCAATGACGGGAGTACGGACAACTGTGCGCAGATGATTGAGGAGTACACCTACTGGGATGAGAGTGTGAAGCTGATTGATCTGTCCCGCAACTTCGGCCATCAGATTGCTATAACCGCCGGTATGGATTATTCGCTGGGGGATGCGGTGGTCATCATCGATGCCGATCTGCAGGACCCGCCGGAACTGATTCTGGATATGATCCGCGAGTGGAAAAACGGCTATGAGGTTGTGTACGCCAAACGGATCAAGCGGAACGGCGAATCCCTTTTCAAAAAGTGGACAGCAAGCCTCTTCTACCGGGTGCTGCGTTATTCCACGGACATTTCGATTCCGGTAGATACCGGTGATTTCCGTCTCATTGACCGCAAGGTGTGTGAGGAACTGAAACGGCTCCCGGAGAAAAACCGCTTCGTGCGCGGACTGGTCAGCTGGGTCGGCTTCCGCCAGAAGGCTATCGAATATGAACGTGACGAACGGCTCGCCGGGGAGACGAAATATCCCTTGAAGCGCATGATCAAGCTGTCGCTGGATGGAATCACCTCCTTTTCCTACAAGCCGCTGAAGCTGGCGGGCTATCTGGGAGGACTCCTCTCGGGAGCCGGATTTTTGTACCTTATGTACGTGCTGTATCTGGCGCTGTTTACGGACGCAGCCGTTAAGGGCTGGGCCTCGATGATTGGCATTACTCTAACGTTCAACGGATTTGTGCTGATTATCCTGGGCATCCTGGGCGAGTATGTCGGCCGGATCTATGATGAGACGAAAGGGCGCCCGCTCTACATTGTCCAGGAATTTTACAGCGGCAGGAAGCAGCAAAGTGCAGCCGAGCAGAGAGTAGCGCAGCTTAATAAATCATAAGGCAGAGGAGTGGGTCCATCGTGAAAATCAGAAAAGCCGTGATTCCCGCCGCAGGCCTCGGCACGCGTTTCCTGCCAGCCACCAAAGCCCAGCCGAAGGAAATGCTGCCCATAGTAGACAAGCCGGCGATACAATATATTGTGGAGGAAGCGGTGCGCTCCGGCATTGAGAGCATCATTATCGTGACCGGCCGCAACAAGAAGTCGATTGAGGATCATTTTGACAAGTCGGTAGAGCTGGAGCAGACCCTGTTGGAAAAAGAGAAACTCGACTTGCTCCGTGAAGTGCAGGCCATCAGCGGACTGGCGGGTATTCATTATATCCGGCAAAAGGAGCCGCTTGGCCTGGGACATGCAATCTCCTGCGCGGAGCAGTTTATCGGCGGCGAGCCGTTCGCGGTCCTGCTTGGCGATGATATCATGGTCTCCGAGCCGCCAGCGCTGCTGCAGATGATGAAGCTATACGAGCAGTCCGAACAGACGATAGTTGGTGTGCAGCCGGTGCCAAGGGCAGAGGTGAGCAAGTATGGAATTATTGCTTCAGGCGGCGCGGTGAGGGGCGTACATGTGGTGAGCGGGCTGGTGGAAAAGCCTTCGCCGCAGGCTGCGCCTTCGACGAATGCCATCATGGGACGTTATATCCTGAAGCCTTCTATCTTCTCTGTGCTCAGTAAGCTTGAGCGCGGAGCCGGCGGCGAATATCAGCTGACAGATGCGCTGCATGAGGTATGCCGGAATGAGGGGCTGCTGGCCCTTGATCTGCAGGGCAAACGCTATGATATCGGCGACAAATTCGGCTATATTCAGGCTACGCTGGAGATGGGCCTGGAGCGTGAAGAGCTGCGCCCGCAGCTCGTGCCATATCTGAGGGGGCTGCTTGGCAGCTTGGAAGACGGAACAGAATCCTTGTGTGTACCGCAGACTCAATCTGGATTGAGCTTGTTAAACCAGTGAAAAGAACAGTCACCGTTAATGGAAAAAGGATCACTAATCGAACTCGTTCGGCTCAGGGAGCATCCTATGTTGGAAAAAGTACCACTAATCGAACTCGTTCGGCTCAGGGAGCATCCTATGTTGGAAAAAGTACCACTAATCCGGGCGAAAGCGGCCGGATGGGATGAATATGGGCAAATTAGGTGTACAAAAGAGACAATTTCATAATTCAAAACCCTTGCTAGGATTGGTTTTTTTGAGCATAGAAAAGGGAGTACCTCCCCAAATCTCGAAGATATAGGTGACCAAACCAACATCCGAGAATGAAAAGAGGTAATCCCCATGTATTCTATTCGGCAAGAAGAGCTGTTTTCCTTTGAGGATTTGTTGCTGATGCGACCGGAAGATAAATACAGTCAGATCTTTGAACACTTAAATCTCGCTCCGGTCTTGCACGCGCTTGGAAAAAAGAACAACCGTGGGCGGCCGGAAGAACTAAACGTACCCGCGATGATCTACTCGCTGCTCATCGCAAAAATGGAGGGCATCGAGTTTGTATCCGCGTTGGTCCGGCGACTTCGATTCAGCGAGGAATTTCGGGTGCAGTGCCGGTTCACCGGTTCCAACCGCATCCCGAGCGAAGCCTCGTACTCCCGTTTGATTCATGTGCTTGAGCAAACGGGCATGCTCGAGGACCTTCAGGATACTCTGGTGCTGTCCGCCCTGGAGGAAGAGTTCGTTACGGGTATGCATCTCGCTTTGGATTCCTCTATCGTTGAGGCTTGGGATAGCCTATTTAGCGAAGCTGCATCCAAACGCCGCGCGGCCCGCCGTGCTAAAAAGCCAAGTGATGCTCCGGTGGCTCAGCAGCTGCAGCTAGAACTCACCGAGCCCGAGTCCGAGCCTGTGGACGAGCGGCCCAAAAAACCCGTCTACCCGCCTGGACGTCCTTCTGCTGAAGAAAAGGAACGTCGGCGCAAGGAACGGGAAGCTTATGAAGAGAGCCTAGGACCGTTTGAGAAAACCATTGAACAGATGCTGCCCTACACGTACGATGAATTGCTTGCAGCATTACCCCGGCATGCCGCGCGTTGTGACAAGAAAAATGCGAAAGGTAGACTTACCAGTTATTACGGGTTCAAGGCAAATCTGCTGGTCGATGCGGACTGTCAGTATATTCTTAGTGGCTTATGGAGTTCGGCGAATTTGAATGACCAGCGCATGGCGGTTATCCTTCTCAAAGGCCTGCTCCTGAAGTTTCCTAGGTTAAACGTAAAGCATGTCTTGGGAGACAAAGGGTACGACAGCGCAGCCATCTACCAGTTGATTCATTCGTTAGGCGCCTATCCTACGATTCCAATGATTCACCACAAAGAGCCGCCCAAGGGAATGAACTCGGACTACAATCCCGTATGCTCACAGGGGCATACCTACCGCTACGACAGTTTTGATGCCAAGTACGAAACGCTGAAGTATACCCAGCCGAGCCAGTGCAAAGACTGTCCACTTTCCGGTTCCGGCTGCCAAAAGGTGTTTAAAATCCGCATACAAACGGATTTACGCAAGCACACCTATCCCGCAAGAGGTAGCGAGAGCTTTACAGAGCTGTACAAGAAGCGTACGGCAGTGGAGCGAGTTTTTGCATATCTTAAAGAGTATTTTGGCATGAAACGTACGCGTCACCGCGGCGTCCGGGCAAGAGTTGATTTCCAGCTCAGTACACTAGCTTACAATCTCAGCAAGTTTGCGCTAGACAAGTTAAACCAGCGGTTACGCAACTCCCAGCAAGTGGCCTGATTTTTTAAAAAATGACCTTAGATTTTGGCCGAGTCTTGCTATTCAGCAAACTGAATTATGAAATTGACTCCAAAATCCCACTAAAACCTTCTGCAGCCAGAATTTCAGCTGATTAGGTTTACTTTTTCCACTTATATAGAGTGAACTTAAGATATTAACATTAGGGACTTCGTCGGGATTCCGGAGAATGTTTGGACTTCCGGCCGCTGTTGTCTGCAGATTTCTTGATTGTACCGTTGTTCGCGGTAGAAATCCGCAGACAAAGGCGGACGCTACCGCTCCTACAGTTCCAAACTTCCCCTCCATCCCTTTTCCCTTTTGTTAGTTTTTCAAGTTCACTCTATATAGCTGCAGTCTCCTGTGAGCTTTATGGTCCAATCCTCTGATGAACAGTGATGCCCAAGAAGGCCAGCCGGAATCGATCCTCCGGCTGGCCTTGGCATGAATGGGGCATATCTTTTTGTATACGGCAGCCTAAGCCTTCAACAGGTCATGATCCACGTATCTTGCACCGTTCAGTTCGCTGATAATATTAATGGCAACCTTTGCGCCGTCTCCGGCAGTGATAATCGCATGTACGCTTACTCCAGCTACCGTTCCTGCTGCCCAGATGCCTGCGATGTTGGTTCTGCCTTCCGCATTTACGGCTACAACCGTCTTGATTCTTGGCTCTGTGCCATCCTTTGTTTCCACTCCGGCTTTGGCGGCCAGATCGGTCATCACACCCGTTGCCAGAATCACATGCTTAGCTTCATAGGCAGCTCCGCTTTCGCTCTCGATCACGAAGCCTTCGCCCTTTGCAGTAAGATTCACTGCTTGGTCTGCCACTAGTTCCGCTCCGAACTTGACAGCCTGCTTATGGCCGGTCTCTACAAGCTCCGGTCCGCCGATTTCGGCAATCCCGTAGTAATTCTCGTACCATCCTCTGCGCGTCATGCCTTTGTCGTTGTCGATCAGCAGCGTTTTTTTGCCCGCCTTGGCAGCGAACAGGGCTGCGCTTGCACCGGCAGGACCGGCTCCAATGATGGCGATTTCATACATACATTTAACCTCCTAAAAGTTTTGTGAGCTTAAGCATCACCCGAACCGCTACGTACAAAACTTGCTTCGGAAGCATAGGCTTAAGTTTTGTGAGCTTAAGCAACATCCGAGCCGCTTCGTACACAAACCGCTCGGGATGCATACGCATAAGTTGTGTGCGCTTGTACTTACTATTATAACGTTAATAATTCTTGTTTAGCTACTCAACTGAACGGGGAAGAGTAACCCTGAAGGTGGTGCCTTCGCCGGGACGGCTCTCGACACGGATACCGCCGTGATGGGCATCCACAATGGATTTGGTAATGGACAGCCCGAGCCCCGAGCCGCCGTATTTGCGCGTGCGCGAAGAATCGCTGCGGTAGAACCGTTCAAACACATGGGGAATGTGCTCAGCCGCGATCCCGGAGCCATTGTCCTGCACCGCCAGTTCAGCTTCCGTGCCCCGGGCAGTCAGGCTGATATGAATAGTTCCCTTGTGAGCATCGGTATGTTGTACCGCATTCTGGAATAGATTTAGAATCACCTGCTTTAGCTTGTCGGGATCGTACATCCCCCGGATGCCGGGCGAGATATCGAAGGTAACCCTGCGGTCTCCGGCAAGCATGAGAAGCTGCGGCTGCATCTCGGCGATGATCTCTCCCAGCATCATGCCTTTGATATTCAGCTGCGGCGCTCCATCCATGCGTGCCAGAAGGAGCAGATCCTCTACCAGCTTGTTGATCCGTTTGGATTCCCCGTGCATGCTGGTCAAGGCGCCCATTAGCTGTTCCCTGTTATCAGCAGCTCCGCGCAGCAGCACTTCCAGGAAGCCGTGAATCGAGGTCAGCGGAGTCCTGAGCTCATGGGAGGCATCCGCTGCAAAACGGCGCATCTGCTCCTTGGCTTCACGTTCATTATGAAAAGAAATCTCCAGCCGCTCCAGCATCCCATTAAAGGAGCGGGACAGCTTGTCGATCTCCGTCTGCCCCTGGTGTACGGGGAACCGCTCGCTGAGATTGCCTGCATCGATGATCTCCGCAGCTTCCCCCATGTTGGAGAGGGGAACCAGCGTTTTGCGCAGCGCAGGCAGATACAGCAGCAGTCCGGCCAGCAAGGCCACCACCGACAGCGCAGCAAAAATCAGCAGCTGCTGCATGATCACATCCTTCAGCGGTCCCGTGCTTACACTCATCTGCAGCAGCATTCTGGCCTCCTGCGGCTTGCCGAGATTCATGAATACGGCCAGATGCTCACTGCCGTCCGGTGCCGCCATGAGCCGGTAGCCGCCATTCGCCTTGTCCGTGGTGTGCTTCAGCAGATCATTGTATTCGGCATCGGTTAATCTTGGAGCAGGAGAATCAGACAGCGTCTCTTCCTGGAAATCCTTAAACCCCCCGTCCGCGCTGTATACAGCTATAGTCGTATGGGCATCCAGCAAAAGGGGCCTTCTTCCGGTGTTCCGCAAATTGCCGGGGGGGCGATTTCCGGGGCTTCCCGTATCCGGGCTGCCGGCTTCCCCGCTGCTCATCCCGGATGCATCGATGCCGCCGGCACCCCAAGCCGGCGGGCTGCTAAAAATCTCGCGCGGAACGGAACGGATCTGGGTTTCCATGGACTCCGCCCGGTTGGAGTAAATGAAGTCGCGCATGAGTACATACTGGAGCACACCAATTAACAGCAGCAGGCCGGAGAGAATCAGCAGAGAAATGACCAGCAGCTGCTTGCGCAGGGAATGCGGGGCAGGCAGACTGCCGAAAAAGCCTGTGATGCGGGCAATCATACCAGATCCACCCGGTATCCGGCACCGCGCAGCGTGCGTATGATCCGGTGGTCTTTATCGCCCAGCTTTTCGCGGAGGGAGCGGATATAGACCTCAACGATATTTTCCTCGCCGCCAAAGTCATAGCCCCAGACCTTGTCCAGAATCATCGGCTTGCTCAGCACCAGGCCATGATTGATGACGAGGTATTGCAGCAGCTCATATTCCGTTGGGGACAGCTCCAGCACTTCGTCCTTGTGGCGGATTTCCTTGCGCCGGCCATCGATGCGGAACGGTCCGCACCGCACTTCGCCGAGCAGTCCGGGGAACTGGTTGCGCAGACGCGCCTGAATCCGGGCCAGCAGCTCATCGAAGCTGAACGGCTTGACCATATAGTCGTCAGCCCCGATGGACAGACCTTTAACGCGGTCATCCACTTCATCCTTGGCTGTAAGCATGATGACGGCGAGTTCCGATTCTTCCGAACGGAGATAGCGGCAGAGCTCAAATCCGTCCATTCCCGGCATCATCACATCCAGAATGGCCACATGGGGCTTGAAATCGGCAGCCACGGCAATTGCGCTGGCCCCGTCCGGCGCCGTCCTTACTTCAAAGCCCTCATTGATCAGGCCCAGCTCCAGGAACTGGAGAATGTGGGGCTCGTCATCCACGAGCAGCAGTTTTACACCTTGGGCAGCCTTCATGCATTGTTCCTCCAAACCACTGATAGTTAGCTACATTATGACATACCAGAATGAATGTTTGCTGAAGATGGAACCATTAATTTGATGAAAGGATTTGAAATAGTCTTTCACAGTTACTCATAATGGTTAATCTAATTTATACGGGGATTTTAATGCTATTAATAAGAAATTTAGTTGGAATTTAAAAGTTTTCGGATGAAGCAATAAAGGGTTTTGACGGCGGCTATAGAACACTTTACAATAAGGATACTATCCGGTCTGAGGAGTCCTCTTCAGGGCCGGAAATAAGTCCCATTCTATGAGTTTCCCCCGTTTTTGACCTTATCTATTCCTATCAAGCACGCTTCTTCCGCTACACTTCTTTCTGGAATTTCTATTTCTGCACTGGGTTAAATCTGCGCTGCATTATTCATCATCCAACCTAATTGATCAACATGCTTCAATACCCATAAGTCAAGGAGGCTCTTCCATGAAGAAAAAAGAAATGGTAGCCATGCTATTAGCGGGAGGCCAAGGGAAAAGATTGAAGGGGCTGACCAAATCGCTTGCCAAGCCCGCTGTCTATTTTGGGGGAACCTACCGGATTATTGATTTCCCTCTGAGCAACTGCTCCAATTCGGGAATTGATACCGTGGGCGTGCTGACGCAGTATGAGCCGCTTGTGCTGCATTCTTACATTGGGGTAGGCAGCGACTGGGATTTGAACCGCAAGGATGGCGGGGTATTCGTATTGCCGCCGCATGAACGGGAGAACGGGAGCAGCTGGTACCGGGGGACGGCGGATGCGATTTACCGCAATCTGAAATTTGTGGATCAATTTGATCCGGAGCATGTGCTGATTTTGTCCGGCGACCATATCTACAAGATGGATTATCA
This genomic interval carries:
- a CDS encoding glycosyltransferase family 39 protein, producing MKWVKKLGSDVILLGVLLLAAFLYGYGIWNDQYANTYYTTAVGSMLQSFHNFFFASLDSAGSVTVDKPPVTFWIQTLSALIFGLHGWSVILPQVIGGMGSVLLVYLLVKPTFGRAAARLAALAMATTPVAAAVSRTNNIDAMLVFTLLLAAWFLFKGTKRNTTGSLLAAFALIGVGFNEKMLQAYMVLPAFYLFYLLAAKVNWKKKTGVLAACTAVLLVVSLSWAVIVDSIPASKRPYMGSSGTNSVLNLAFGYNGVARLTGDRSTGGSGGGGFPGGGGGGMIGGGEMPFWNGGEMPAMNGTGGQDGRGGTGTMNGTDGQAQGQLPGGAGGEQADGGPDGRGQASGGGGMQGQMPGGRADGEGGQGGDRQFNFGQGGRGGMNGGGMFNTGTAGPLRLFQSALSGQASWLLPFLLFGCIGIFASLRRRNFTQEHKEAIFWLAWLVPVMGFFSIAGFFHQYYLIMMAPPIAALAGSGWLRLWTYYKERAVWLSWLLPVATLATAVFQWYIIHPYDSTVGSGWSIGVLAGGIAVTVLLLALRIFKGQRQRFVHASAVLGLLVLLVGPLYWALTPITYGSNSMTPAAGPDSRSGFGGMGGGGRNGTTGVNEKLLAYLKEHNTGEKYLFAAMDYGTAGPYIIDNNEPVVILNGFNNSDVPYTTETLKALVASGKVKYFLVTTGGMGGGGGRGGNSEITNWITENGTAVPAEEWQGTVTGGNEGTLYEVTVQ
- a CDS encoding glycosyltransferase family 2 protein, which encodes MSTHVRYSVIIPMYNEEAVIQETYRRIKKVMGTTGEAYELLFVNDGSTDNCAQMIEEYTYWDESVKLIDLSRNFGHQIAITAGMDYSLGDAVVIIDADLQDPPELILDMIREWKNGYEVVYAKRIKRNGESLFKKWTASLFYRVLRYSTDISIPVDTGDFRLIDRKVCEELKRLPEKNRFVRGLVSWVGFRQKAIEYERDERLAGETKYPLKRMIKLSLDGITSFSYKPLKLAGYLGGLLSGAGFLYLMYVLYLALFTDAAVKGWASMIGITLTFNGFVLIILGILGEYVGRIYDETKGRPLYIVQEFYSGRKQQSAAEQRVAQLNKS
- the galU gene encoding UTP--glucose-1-phosphate uridylyltransferase GalU produces the protein MKIRKAVIPAAGLGTRFLPATKAQPKEMLPIVDKPAIQYIVEEAVRSGIESIIIVTGRNKKSIEDHFDKSVELEQTLLEKEKLDLLREVQAISGLAGIHYIRQKEPLGLGHAISCAEQFIGGEPFAVLLGDDIMVSEPPALLQMMKLYEQSEQTIVGVQPVPRAEVSKYGIIASGGAVRGVHVVSGLVEKPSPQAAPSTNAIMGRYILKPSIFSVLSKLERGAGGEYQLTDALHEVCRNEGLLALDLQGKRYDIGDKFGYIQATLEMGLEREELRPQLVPYLRGLLGSLEDGTESLCVPQTQSGLSLLNQ
- a CDS encoding transposase, giving the protein MYSIRQEELFSFEDLLLMRPEDKYSQIFEHLNLAPVLHALGKKNNRGRPEELNVPAMIYSLLIAKMEGIEFVSALVRRLRFSEEFRVQCRFTGSNRIPSEASYSRLIHVLEQTGMLEDLQDTLVLSALEEEFVTGMHLALDSSIVEAWDSLFSEAASKRRAARRAKKPSDAPVAQQLQLELTEPESEPVDERPKKPVYPPGRPSAEEKERRRKEREAYEESLGPFEKTIEQMLPYTYDELLAALPRHAARCDKKNAKGRLTSYYGFKANLLVDADCQYILSGLWSSANLNDQRMAVILLKGLLLKFPRLNVKHVLGDKGYDSAAIYQLIHSLGAYPTIPMIHHKEPPKGMNSDYNPVCSQGHTYRYDSFDAKYETLKYTQPSQCKDCPLSGSGCQKVFKIRIQTDLRKHTYPARGSESFTELYKKRTAVERVFAYLKEYFGMKRTRHRGVRARVDFQLSTLAYNLSKFALDKLNQRLRNSQQVA
- a CDS encoding FAD-dependent oxidoreductase; its protein translation is MYEIAIIGAGPAGASAALFAAKAGKKTLLIDNDKGMTRRGWYENYYGIAEIGGPELVETGHKQAVKFGAELVADQAVNLTAKGEGFVIESESGAAYEAKHVILATGVMTDLAAKAGVETKDGTEPRIKTVVAVNAEGRTNIAGIWAAGTVAGVSVHAIITAGDGAKVAINIISELNGARYVDHDLLKA
- a CDS encoding sensor histidine kinase encodes the protein MIARITGFFGSLPAPHSLRKQLLVISLLILSGLLLLIGVLQYVLMRDFIYSNRAESMETQIRSVPREIFSSPPAWGAGGIDASGMSSGEAGSPDTGSPGNRPPGNLRNTGRRPLLLDAHTTIAVYSADGGFKDFQEETLSDSPAPRLTDAEYNDLLKHTTDKANGGYRLMAAPDGSEHLAVFMNLGKPQEARMLLQMSVSTGPLKDVIMQQLLIFAALSVVALLAGLLLYLPALRKTLVPLSNMGEAAEIIDAGNLSERFPVHQGQTEIDKLSRSFNGMLERLEISFHNEREAKEQMRRFAADASHELRTPLTSIHGFLEVLLRGAADNREQLMGALTSMHGESKRINKLVEDLLLLARMDGAPQLNIKGMMLGEIIAEMQPQLLMLAGDRRVTFDISPGIRGMYDPDKLKQVILNLFQNAVQHTDAHKGTIHISLTARGTEAELAVQDNGSGIAAEHIPHVFERFYRSDSSRTRKYGGSGLGLSITKSIVDAHHGGIRVESRPGEGTTFRVTLPRSVE
- a CDS encoding response regulator transcription factor, with translation MKAAQGVKLLLVDDEPHILQFLELGLINEGFEVRTAPDGASAIAVAADFKPHVAILDVMMPGMDGFELCRYLRSEESELAVIMLTAKDEVDDRVKGLSIGADDYMVKPFSFDELLARIQARLRNQFPGLLGEVRCGPFRIDGRRKEIRHKDEVLELSPTEYELLQYLVINHGLVLSKPMILDKVWGYDFGGEENIVEVYIRSLREKLGDKDHRIIRTLRGAGYRVDLV